The Fusobacterium sp. DD2 genomic sequence CTTTTAATTTTTCCTTAATCCTTCTGTTGTTATAGTAATCTATATACTCTTCTATCGCTAATTTTAATTCTTTTATATTCTTGTAATTATTTTCTTGTCCATAAAATATTTCTGATTTTATTATTCCAAAGAAGCTTTCCATTAATCCATTATCTAAGCTATTCCCTTTTCTTGACATACTCTGAATAATATTTTTTTCTTCCAGTCGCTTAGTATAAAATTTATGCTGATATTGCCATCCCTGATCGCTGTGAAATATTAAATTATCAATATTAGAATTACGTTTAAACGCTTTATTTAGCATATCTATCACCTGAACTGAGTTTGGTGATGTTGAAATATTATATGAGACGATATACCTTCCATAAGC encodes the following:
- a CDS encoding IS3 family transposase translates to IGKIADNHIKRNFEANKPNEKWFTDITEFNLKGSKLYLSPILDAYGRYIVSYNISTSPNSVQVIDMLNKAFKRNSNIDNLIFHSDQGWQYQHKFYTKRLEEKNIIQSMSRKGNSLDNGLMESFFGIIKSEIFYGQENNYKNIKELKLAIEEYIDYYNNRRIKEKLK